A single genomic interval of Carassius gibelio isolate Cgi1373 ecotype wild population from Czech Republic chromosome A22, carGib1.2-hapl.c, whole genome shotgun sequence harbors:
- the LOC127943049 gene encoding regulator of G-protein signaling 21-like — protein sequence MPKMLSPKSRIYEFKDLIRKERQPKTKKQKNNIRCVSIQKNTEDSHDQQDHEPKLADLLENRDYLDAFRSFLQSEFSEENIEFWLACREYKRMTSSGKLSNKAADIYKEFLHPMAQKEVNIDHHTREKIKRSLVKPDLTCFDEAEMHIYRLMEKDSCPRFLKSEAYQNLRNATRNPV from the exons ATGCCTAAAATGCTTTCCCCGAAGAGTCGGATTTACGAGTTCAAGGACCTCATTCGGAAAGAGAGACAACCCAAAAC GAAAAAGCAGAAAAACAATATCAGATGTGTTTCGATTCAGAAAAATACTGAAGACTCTCATGATCA ACAAGACCATGAGCCAAAGCTAGCGGATCTGCTTGAAAATAGAG ACTACCTGGATGCCTTTCGTTCATTTCTCCAGTCTGAGTTTAGTGAGGAGAACATTGAATTTTGGCTTGCCTGCAGGGAATATAAGCGGATGACTTCATCTGGCAAGCTCTCTAACAAAGCAGCTGATATCTACAAAGAGTTTCTCCATCCCATGGCTCAAAAAGAG GTAAACATCGACCATCACACTCGTGAGAAGATCAAGAGATCCTTGGTGAAGCCTGACCTCACTTGTTTTGATGAAGCAGAGATGCACATATACAGACTTATGGAGAAAGACTCCTGCCCAAGGTTCCTCAAATCTGAGGCCTATCAGAACCTGAGGAACGCAACCAGGAACCCAGTGTAA
- the LOC127943047 gene encoding LOW QUALITY PROTEIN: platelet glycoprotein V-like (The sequence of the model RefSeq protein was modified relative to this genomic sequence to represent the inferred CDS: inserted 1 base in 1 codon) yields MWFTFVLLQLLPLLTLGARCPDGCICDIRGSAECTGDITDIPPLNPAATVLLLLNDTNIKVLKDRSFQPFSLLIRLMITHSALDIIQPEAFHGAPQLRSIKLSSNAXSFLPPKVFHELSNLEELQLDGNRIASISSELFEAVVNLTELNLSKNRLSQLDADVFQRLTKLNYLNLADNQLRNLPKTLFHNLRQLKSLVLSSNQLETLESGSFDHLSNLLVLMLQKNQIREIPPRLFWHLPSLLTLSMSGNQLQYIPAKSFYYLPNLTKLTLYKNPLISLPYQLMGHMPRLQDLFLYETNLSTVPWNLFTNMTNLRTLNLYNNNKLTSLPKSLFCCLPNLKKLSLRNNNLRELDPELFSNLNSLQILMLNENKLESLPSAIFGNTSRLEILDLNHNHLRYLPGDVFAHLMVLKDLSLSGNKWNCSFSIMGIAKWIRENPKLISDLDKGVTCYEPYRLENPPLQTLTYAELHCGVFQKTYIG; encoded by the exons ATGTGGTTCACATTTGTTCTACTTCAACTTCTGCCTTTGCTCACCCTCGGTGCCCGTTGTCCCGATGGGTGCATTTGTGACATTAGGGGTTCTGCAGAATGCACTGGGGACATTACTGACATACCCCCTCTCAACCCAGCTGCAACCGTCCTACTCCTGCTAAACGACACAAACATAAAGGTCCTCAAAGACAGAAGTTTTCAGCCGTTCTCTCTTCTGATACGACTGATGATCACGCATAGCGCTCTTGACATCATCCAACCAGAAGCCTTCCATGGTGCTCCACAGCTTCGGTCCATCAAGCTCTCTTCAAATG CTTCTTTCCTCCCACCCAAGGTGTTTCATGAGTTGAGTAACTTGGAGGAGCTGCAGCTAGATGGTAACCGAATAGCTTCCATTAGTTCAGAACTCTTTGAGGCGGTGGTCAACCTAACCGAACTAAATCTGAGCAAGAACCGCCTTTCGCAGCTGGACGCCGACGTCTTCCAGAGATTGACCAAGCTGAATTACCTAAACTTAGCTGATAACCAACTGAGGAACCTCCCGAAGACCCTTTTCCACAACCTCCGGCAACTCAAATCTCTGGTGCTCTCGTCCAACCAGTTGGAGACTCTAGAAAGTGGTTCCTTTGACCATTTAAGCAACCTGTTGGTGCTAATGCTACAGAAGAACCAGATCCGAGAGATTCCTCCACGTCTTTTCTGGCACTTGCCATCCCTGCTCACCCTTTCAATGTCGGGCAACCAACTCCAGTATATTCCAGCCAAGAGCTTCTACTACTTACCCAACCTGACCAAGCTAACCCTCTACAAGAACCCCTTGATATCTCTACCTTACCAGCTAATGGGACACATGCCGAGACTCCAAGATCTGTTTCTCTATGAAACCAATCTATCCACTGTCCCTTGGAACCTTTTTACTAACATGACCAACCTACGGACTCTCAatttatacaacaacaacaagttGACCTCGCTACCAAAAAGCCTCTTCTGTTGCCTGCCCAACCTGAAGAAACTGTCTCTGAGGAACAACAACCTTCGGGAACTGGACCCAGAGCTTTTCTCCAACTTGAATAGCCTTCAAATTCTGATGCTTAATGAGAACAAGCTTGAGTCTCTCCCATCGGCAATCTTCGGCAACACCTCCAGACTTGAAATTCTAGACCTGAACCACAACCATCTGAGGTATCTCCCAGGAGATGTTTTTGCACACCTAATGGTGCTAAAGGACCTCTCTCTTAGCGGCAACAAATGGAATTGCAGTTTTAGCATTATGGGTATCGCAAAATGGATTCGTGAAAACCCGAAACTAATCAGTGACTTGGACAAAGGAGTCACATGCTATGAACCGTATCGCTTAGAAAACCCTCCTCTACAAACTCTGACTTACGCAGAACTCCACTGTGGTGTTTTCCAGAAAACATATATTGGTTAA